The proteins below come from a single Gordonia sp. X0973 genomic window:
- a CDS encoding TetR/AcrR family transcriptional regulator: MTTSPSTPYHHGDLPTALVTSAMELLEEDPAADLSLRAVARRAGVSAAAPYRHFADRNALASAVAAVGYDELAAALLAVSPAPSSTEDIAGLAVAYVRFALDRPGLFRVMFTEGCDLGNPDRVDAVAAINTFLAGAVQRAAPDADPEPTALGAWALVHGLAFLHLDGKLDASSPEAVADRVRSTVAAILR; the protein is encoded by the coding sequence ATGACCACCTCCCCCTCCACTCCGTATCACCACGGCGACCTTCCGACCGCCCTGGTGACCTCGGCGATGGAGTTACTCGAGGAGGACCCCGCTGCGGATCTCTCGCTGCGGGCCGTCGCCAGACGAGCGGGAGTCTCCGCGGCGGCACCGTACCGACACTTCGCGGACCGCAATGCCCTCGCGTCGGCGGTGGCAGCCGTCGGGTACGACGAACTCGCCGCGGCGCTCCTGGCGGTGAGCCCGGCACCGTCGAGCACCGAGGACATCGCTGGACTGGCCGTCGCCTACGTCCGTTTCGCCCTGGACCGACCCGGCCTGTTCCGGGTGATGTTCACCGAGGGCTGCGATCTCGGGAACCCGGACCGCGTAGACGCCGTCGCCGCAATCAACACCTTCCTCGCCGGTGCGGTGCAGCGGGCCGCCCCCGACGCCGATCCGGAGCCGACGGCGCTGGGTGCCTGGGCGTTGGTGCACGGGCTGGCGTTTCTCCACCTGGACGGCAAACTCGACGCATCCTCGCCCGAGGCGGTAGCGGATCGGGTCCGGTCCACGGTGGCCGCGATTCTGCGCTGA
- a CDS encoding NAD-dependent epimerase/dehydratase family protein, translating to MQTILGANGQIAVELARELAQNHTTDLRLVSRTPQKVNDTDHTVSANLLDADATAKAVEGSDTVYFTAGLPPNTELWERDFPTMLRTALDAARAAGAKFAYFDNTYMYPQDEHVQTEDTPFAPVGAKGRVRAQMATMVLDEMARGEIEVLIARAPEFYGPGRTQGFTNSLVVDRMAAGKRPLVPVRDDKLRTLIWTPDASRALATLGNTPDAYGQTWHLPVDTDRPTYKQFISLAAQAFGTGDGYTVAPRWLLSAAGVLNPEIREIRELLPRYAQDNVFDASKFAQRFPSFAVTTYPRGLETIHAESRSDSL from the coding sequence ATGCAGACAATCCTGGGAGCCAACGGTCAGATCGCGGTTGAGCTGGCGCGCGAGCTCGCACAGAACCACACAACGGACCTCCGGCTGGTCAGCCGCACCCCGCAGAAGGTCAACGACACGGATCACACGGTCAGCGCGAATCTCCTCGACGCGGACGCGACGGCGAAGGCGGTCGAGGGCAGTGACACCGTCTACTTCACCGCGGGACTGCCGCCGAACACGGAGCTGTGGGAACGCGACTTCCCGACCATGCTTCGCACCGCCCTCGATGCGGCGAGGGCTGCGGGCGCGAAGTTCGCCTACTTCGACAACACCTACATGTATCCGCAGGACGAGCACGTACAGACCGAGGACACCCCGTTCGCACCGGTCGGCGCCAAAGGCCGGGTACGCGCCCAGATGGCGACGATGGTCCTCGACGAGATGGCCCGCGGGGAGATCGAGGTCCTGATCGCACGTGCCCCGGAGTTCTACGGTCCCGGCCGCACCCAGGGCTTCACCAACTCCCTCGTCGTCGACCGGATGGCGGCGGGCAAGCGACCGCTCGTCCCGGTCCGCGACGACAAGCTCCGCACGCTTATCTGGACTCCGGATGCCAGTCGTGCCCTCGCGACACTCGGTAACACCCCCGATGCCTACGGTCAGACCTGGCATCTACCCGTCGACACCGACCGCCCGACCTACAAGCAGTTCATCTCCCTCGCCGCTCAAGCATTCGGCACCGGGGACGGATACACCGTCGCACCCAGGTGGTTACTCAGCGCGGCCGGTGTGCTGAACCCGGAGATTCGCGAGATCCGCGAACTCCTCCCCCGGTACGCGCAGGACAATGTCTTCGACGCGTCGAAGTTCGCACAACGCTTCCCATCCTTCGCGGTGACCACCTACCCCCGCGGACTGGAGACCATCCACGCAGAGAGTCGATCAGACTCTCTATAG
- a CDS encoding glutamate-5-semialdehyde dehydrogenase, translated as MSAPTVDTSAVTDEVIASATAAKAASRSLIGLSTAEKNAVLTAAAAAIEAAAAAILAANASDIARAESNGTEASLLDRLRLTPERVVGIADGLRQVAGLPDPIGEVIAGKTLPNGLTLRQVRVPLGVVGIVYEARPNVTVDAFGIAFKSGNAVLLRGSSSAADSNAALVAVLRDVLAAHNVAPDAVALLPAHDRASVTALIQARGLVDVVIPRGGAGLINAVIANATVPTIETGTGNCHVYVHSAADLDMAETIVINAKTRRPSVCNTAETVLIDSAIADVALPRLTGALTAAGVTIHGDEPGMEPADEKDWSDEYLSMDIAVRRVDGLDEAIDHIARYGTGHTEAIVTSDLAAANEFTRRIDAAAVIVNASTAFTDGEQFGFGAEIGISTQKLHARGPMGLPELTSTKWVVWGDGQVRPV; from the coding sequence ATGAGTGCACCCACCGTCGACACCAGCGCCGTGACCGACGAGGTCATCGCGTCGGCGACCGCGGCCAAAGCGGCGTCGCGCAGCCTGATCGGCCTATCGACGGCCGAGAAGAACGCCGTTCTCACCGCCGCGGCCGCCGCGATCGAGGCCGCCGCGGCCGCCATCCTGGCCGCGAACGCGAGCGACATCGCGCGCGCGGAGAGCAACGGCACCGAGGCGAGCCTGCTCGACCGGCTGCGGCTGACCCCCGAGCGCGTCGTCGGGATCGCCGACGGCCTGCGGCAGGTCGCCGGCCTGCCCGACCCGATCGGCGAGGTCATCGCGGGCAAGACCCTGCCGAACGGGCTGACGCTGCGCCAGGTGCGGGTGCCGCTGGGCGTGGTCGGCATCGTGTACGAGGCGCGGCCCAACGTCACCGTCGACGCCTTCGGAATCGCCTTCAAGTCCGGCAACGCCGTCCTGCTGCGCGGGTCGAGCTCGGCGGCCGATTCCAACGCCGCGCTGGTCGCCGTCCTGCGCGACGTGCTCGCCGCGCACAACGTCGCCCCCGACGCCGTCGCGTTGCTGCCCGCACACGACCGTGCCAGCGTCACCGCGCTCATCCAGGCCCGCGGTCTCGTCGACGTTGTCATCCCGCGTGGCGGCGCCGGCCTGATCAACGCCGTCATCGCCAACGCCACCGTCCCGACCATCGAGACCGGAACCGGCAACTGCCACGTCTACGTACACTCGGCCGCCGACCTCGATATGGCCGAGACCATCGTCATCAACGCGAAGACCCGGCGCCCCAGCGTGTGCAACACCGCAGAGACGGTCCTCATCGATTCGGCGATCGCCGATGTCGCACTGCCGCGCCTGACCGGTGCGCTCACCGCGGCCGGCGTGACGATCCACGGCGACGAGCCGGGGATGGAGCCCGCCGACGAGAAGGACTGGAGCGACGAATACCTCTCGATGGACATCGCCGTGCGCCGCGTCGACGGCCTCGACGAGGCGATCGATCACATCGCGCGCTACGGCACCGGGCACACCGAGGCGATCGTCACCTCCGACCTGGCCGCGGCCAACGAGTTCACGCGCCGGATCGACGCCGCCGCCGTCATCGTGAACGCCTCGACCGCGTTCACCGACGGCGAGCAGTTCGGATTCGGTGCCGAGATCGGCATCTCCACCCAGAAGCTGCACGCCCGCGGCCCGATGGGCCTGCCCGAGTTGACGTCGACCAAGTGGGTCGTCTGGGGCGACGGCCAGGTTCGGCCGGTCTGA
- a CDS encoding CD225/dispanin family protein: MVVPSSAPTEPIHQEPVYQEPVYQEPRMTLEEAGPEPRDGFLWSILSCALFLPIGWFAVYKSASVHPQWQAGEYALAHRSAATAKTAAVIAAVVGVVVIVGVLAWLLISSR, encoded by the coding sequence ATGGTCGTACCGTCGTCGGCGCCCACCGAACCGATCCACCAGGAACCGGTCTATCAGGAGCCGGTCTACCAGGAACCGCGGATGACGCTCGAGGAAGCGGGACCGGAACCCAGGGACGGCTTCCTGTGGTCGATCCTCTCCTGCGCCCTGTTCCTGCCCATCGGCTGGTTCGCCGTCTACAAGTCGGCGTCGGTGCATCCGCAGTGGCAGGCGGGCGAATACGCGCTGGCCCACCGGTCGGCGGCGACCGCCAAGACGGCTGCTGTCATCGCCGCGGTCGTCGGGGTCGTGGTCATCGTGGGCGTACTGGCATGGCTGCTCATCAGCAGTCGGTAG
- a CDS encoding acetoacetate decarboxylase family protein, producing MPKTTVVDLGGRSVTVPAGGLYDRYRMKAPLEELAADPRVPGIDFFEALPKTEVQSPIGPTLTPNYYYALSSARLTLLASSKAIRARLPEGLEPLQPIPGLGLVSLMFFRYDVCDTDFYTEAAVGVAVRPARNGGRSTALADLVTALGDDHLHSYVFALPVNTEIAQVRGHDGYGFPKWVTDLDVEIDDRRVSARVANADGGVDVAFTAATPKQHASDSGEQVSSLTSYTRRDGAWMSTLNQTNVLATGNRALPRGYELTLGDGHMSDAVRGLEPKRAVRLDVTTSAQAALHMPVPVSVR from the coding sequence ATGCCGAAAACCACCGTCGTCGATCTCGGAGGACGGAGCGTCACCGTTCCCGCCGGCGGACTCTACGACCGCTACCGGATGAAGGCACCACTGGAGGAACTGGCCGCCGATCCTCGGGTCCCGGGTATCGACTTCTTCGAGGCACTCCCCAAGACCGAGGTGCAGTCGCCGATCGGGCCGACGCTTACCCCGAACTACTACTACGCACTCTCGTCGGCGCGGCTCACGCTGCTGGCGTCGTCGAAGGCCATCCGCGCACGGCTCCCAGAGGGCTTGGAACCCCTTCAGCCCATACCCGGCCTCGGCCTCGTATCACTGATGTTCTTCCGGTACGACGTGTGCGACACCGACTTCTACACCGAGGCCGCCGTCGGCGTCGCCGTGCGGCCGGCGCGCAACGGGGGCCGCTCGACCGCATTGGCCGACCTCGTCACCGCACTGGGCGACGACCACCTCCACTCCTACGTCTTCGCGCTGCCGGTGAACACGGAGATCGCCCAGGTGCGCGGGCACGACGGCTATGGCTTCCCGAAATGGGTCACCGACCTGGACGTCGAGATCGATGATCGGCGCGTGTCCGCGCGGGTCGCGAATGCCGACGGCGGCGTCGACGTCGCCTTCACGGCCGCCACCCCGAAACAACACGCCTCCGACAGCGGCGAACAGGTATCAAGCCTGACCTCGTACACGCGGCGCGACGGGGCATGGATGTCAACGCTCAACCAGACGAACGTGCTGGCCACCGGCAACCGGGCGTTGCCGCGCGGATATGAACTCACCCTCGGGGACGGCCACATGTCCGACGCCGTCCGAGGTCTCGAGCCCAAGCGCGCCGTGCGACTCGACGTCACGACGTCGGCACAGGCCGCCCTGCACATGCCGGTACCGGTCTCGGTGCGCTGA
- a CDS encoding MoxR family ATPase — MSAQSDATIVPAFESVADVSARLSATGYLPDAATATATYLADRLGKPLLVEGPAGVGKTELAKAVATAIGAELVRLQCYEGLDEARALYEWNHAKQILHIQSTGSREWDDTKADIFSDEFLLPRPLLKAISRTEPTVLLIDEVDKADVDMEGLLLEVLSDFAVSIPEMGTVVAKQRPIVILTSNAARELSEALKRRCLYLHIDFPDAAREKEILASRVPELPDALATEVVRVIGALRGLDVRKRPSVSETIDWGNTLLALAAGAAPGTPEAKLAKGRVDDSLISRTLGVVLKHRPDLATARKELKLD, encoded by the coding sequence ATGAGCGCACAGTCAGACGCAACGATCGTCCCCGCCTTCGAGTCGGTTGCCGACGTCTCGGCGCGACTGTCGGCCACCGGCTACCTGCCCGACGCCGCCACCGCGACGGCCACCTATCTCGCCGACCGCCTGGGCAAGCCGCTGCTCGTCGAGGGTCCGGCCGGTGTCGGCAAGACCGAATTGGCCAAGGCCGTCGCGACGGCGATCGGTGCGGAGCTGGTCCGCCTGCAGTGCTACGAGGGCCTCGACGAGGCGCGGGCGCTCTACGAGTGGAACCACGCCAAGCAGATCCTGCACATCCAGTCCACCGGCTCGCGCGAGTGGGACGACACCAAGGCCGACATCTTCTCCGACGAGTTCCTGCTGCCGCGCCCGCTGCTCAAGGCGATCTCGAGGACCGAGCCGACGGTGCTGCTCATCGACGAGGTCGACAAGGCCGACGTCGACATGGAGGGCCTGCTGCTGGAGGTGCTGTCCGACTTCGCCGTGTCGATCCCGGAGATGGGCACGGTCGTCGCGAAGCAGCGGCCCATCGTCATCCTCACCTCCAACGCCGCGCGGGAGTTGTCCGAGGCGCTCAAACGCCGCTGCCTCTACCTGCACATCGACTTCCCCGACGCCGCCCGCGAGAAGGAGATCCTCGCCAGCCGCGTCCCCGAGCTGCCCGACGCGCTGGCCACCGAGGTGGTCCGCGTCATCGGCGCGCTGCGCGGCCTCGACGTCCGCAAACGCCCGTCGGTCTCGGAGACCATCGACTGGGGCAACACCCTGCTGGCCCTGGCCGCCGGAGCCGCGCCGGGCACCCCGGAGGCCAAGCTCGCCAAGGGGCGCGTCGACGATTCGCTCATCTCGCGCACCCTGGGCGTCGTGCTCAAGCATCGGCCCGACCTGGCGACTGCCCGCAAAGAACTCAAGTTGGACTGA
- a CDS encoding HNH endonuclease family protein — protein sequence MGELTRKNWAVLIGCTVLAVFTAATVIAHQRQTPPSAAAGWLAELQRIPRVAERLPHRSDYQRSAFGAAWSDANDAAGGNNACDTRNDILRRDLDEVVTTTGPRCAATVTAGRLRSPYTGRVFVFRRSRAAGVQIDHIVPLSYAWDMGAHTWSSTVRLRFANDPANLVAVDEQSNQDKKDLEPARWMPSARRFHCQYAKQFVAVLAAYPLLLDEPSARTLRRALRGCG from the coding sequence ATGGGGGAGCTGACGCGGAAGAACTGGGCCGTCCTGATCGGTTGCACCGTGCTGGCCGTGTTCACCGCCGCGACGGTGATCGCGCATCAGCGGCAGACACCGCCGTCGGCGGCAGCCGGCTGGCTCGCCGAACTACAGCGCATCCCGCGCGTGGCGGAGCGACTGCCGCACCGGTCGGATTACCAGCGGTCGGCCTTCGGCGCGGCCTGGAGCGACGCTAACGACGCCGCCGGCGGGAACAACGCGTGCGACACCCGCAACGACATCCTGCGACGCGACCTCGACGAGGTCGTGACGACGACCGGCCCGCGATGCGCGGCGACCGTGACGGCCGGGCGGCTGCGCAGCCCGTACACGGGCCGGGTGTTCGTGTTCCGGCGCAGTCGTGCGGCCGGGGTGCAGATCGACCACATCGTCCCGCTGTCATACGCGTGGGACATGGGCGCGCACACCTGGTCATCGACGGTCAGACTGCGTTTCGCCAACGACCCGGCCAACCTCGTGGCCGTCGACGAGCAGTCGAACCAGGACAAGAAGGATCTCGAGCCGGCCAGGTGGATGCCGTCGGCACGGCGCTTCCACTGCCAGTACGCGAAGCAGTTCGTCGCCGTGCTCGCCGCCTATCCGCTCCTGCTCGACGAGCCCTCCGCGCGCACCCTGCGACGAGCACTGCGCGGGTGCGGGTGA
- the nadD gene encoding nicotinate-nucleotide adenylyltransferase yields MSEDGPGRRGGRRRVGVMGGTFDPIHNGHLVAGSEVAHRFDLDEVIFVPTGRPWQKAGDAREVSPAEDRYLMTVIATASNPRFSVSRVDVDREGNTYTVDTLRDLRRALPDAELFFITGADALESILSWQDFDELFSLAHFVGVSRPGYELSASHLAKHLRELPPDTLQMLEIPALAISSTECRARAGAGRPVWYLVPDGVVQYIAKRGLYRRWPHDGPSVTAPG; encoded by the coding sequence ATGTCAGAAGATGGGCCCGGCCGCCGGGGCGGTCGGCGACGCGTCGGCGTCATGGGCGGCACGTTCGACCCGATCCACAACGGACACCTCGTGGCGGGCAGCGAGGTCGCCCACCGCTTCGACCTCGACGAGGTCATCTTCGTGCCGACGGGCCGCCCGTGGCAGAAGGCAGGCGACGCGCGCGAGGTGAGCCCGGCCGAGGACCGCTACCTGATGACGGTCATCGCGACCGCGTCGAACCCCCGGTTCTCGGTGAGCCGCGTCGACGTCGACCGCGAGGGCAACACCTACACCGTCGACACCCTGCGCGACCTGCGCCGGGCGCTGCCCGACGCGGAGCTGTTCTTCATCACCGGTGCCGACGCGCTGGAGTCCATCCTCTCGTGGCAGGACTTCGACGAGCTGTTCTCGCTGGCGCACTTCGTCGGGGTGAGCCGTCCCGGCTACGAGCTGTCGGCCTCCCACCTGGCCAAACATCTGCGGGAACTGCCGCCCGACACCCTGCAGATGCTGGAGATACCGGCCCTGGCGATCTCCTCGACGGAGTGCCGCGCACGCGCCGGCGCGGGCCGACCGGTGTGGTACCTGGTGCCCGACGGGGTGGTCCAATACATCGCCAAACGCGGCCTGTACCGGCGCTGGCCGCATGACGGACCGAGTGTCACCGCGCCGGGTTGA
- the rsfS gene encoding ribosome silencing factor: MTAAGESVEMARIAGAAAAEKLATDVVAIDVSEQLVITDAFVIASADNERQVNSIVDAVEDAMREAGYKPARREGAREGRWALLDYTDIVIHILHADEREFYALERLWKDCPEIDLGLSKP; this comes from the coding sequence ATGACTGCAGCAGGAGAATCGGTGGAGATGGCCCGCATCGCCGGGGCCGCCGCCGCCGAGAAGCTCGCCACCGACGTCGTCGCCATCGACGTGTCCGAGCAACTCGTCATCACCGACGCCTTCGTGATCGCCTCCGCCGACAACGAGCGGCAGGTGAACTCGATCGTCGACGCGGTGGAGGATGCCATGCGGGAGGCCGGTTACAAGCCGGCCCGACGCGAAGGGGCCCGCGAGGGCCGGTGGGCGCTGCTCGACTACACCGACATCGTCATCCACATCCTGCATGCCGACGAGCGCGAGTTCTACGCGCTGGAACGGCTGTGGAAGGACTGTCCCGAGATCGACCTGGGCTTGTCGAAGCCGTGA
- a CDS encoding VWA domain-containing protein, whose amino-acid sequence MSAPLIDHLVEFIDELRRRGIDIGPAALLDAGQAVSVLDLLDREGLREGLAATLLSTHMHRDVFDRAFDLWFPLGRGARTTHTELPRDEDGNVDVAAFREMLAEVVADDQAASDGRLSEMVALIVDEFGRYEGARGEAFSAYQATSTINPQTLIAAIAAAMARGSADEDSDGRPGTQPRFRRAAGDRAAALRASIEAETQRRMADRQGRDRVADYAVPKLPEHMSFLHSSAKDLAQIRRTVEPLARLLAARLEIRRRRARHGPVDVRRTLRASMSTGGVPITLTHRRPRPGRPELVIICDVSGSVSGFSRFTLQLVYALRQQFSKVRVFAFVDTVDEVTEYFERGQADESFGEIMTEMITTARISTRDGHSDYGHMIKGFAQEYLESLTHRGALLILGDARNNYHWTETDSLDTLTERVRHAYWLNPERREEWGTGDSDADVYAEHIEMHECRNAEQLAKVIGDLLPV is encoded by the coding sequence ATGTCCGCGCCCCTTATCGACCACCTCGTCGAGTTCATCGACGAGCTGCGCAGGCGCGGTATCGACATCGGCCCCGCCGCGCTGCTCGACGCCGGGCAGGCCGTCTCCGTCCTGGATCTCCTCGACCGCGAGGGGCTGCGCGAAGGACTCGCCGCGACGCTGCTGTCCACGCATATGCACCGCGACGTCTTCGACCGCGCCTTCGACCTGTGGTTCCCCCTCGGGCGGGGCGCCCGCACCACCCACACCGAGCTGCCGCGCGACGAGGACGGCAACGTCGACGTCGCCGCCTTCCGGGAAATGCTCGCCGAGGTGGTGGCCGACGACCAGGCGGCCTCCGACGGCCGGCTGAGTGAGATGGTCGCGCTCATCGTCGACGAATTCGGCCGCTACGAGGGTGCTCGGGGCGAGGCATTCTCGGCGTATCAGGCCACGTCGACCATCAATCCGCAGACGCTCATCGCGGCGATCGCCGCGGCGATGGCGCGCGGATCGGCAGACGAGGATTCCGACGGGCGCCCGGGCACCCAACCCCGGTTCCGGCGGGCGGCGGGCGATCGGGCGGCCGCGCTGCGCGCGTCGATCGAGGCCGAGACCCAGCGCCGGATGGCCGACCGTCAGGGCCGCGACCGGGTGGCCGACTACGCGGTGCCCAAGTTGCCCGAGCACATGAGTTTCCTGCACTCGAGCGCCAAGGACCTCGCACAGATCCGGCGCACCGTCGAACCCCTGGCCCGACTGCTCGCGGCCCGGTTGGAGATCCGCCGTCGCCGGGCCCGCCACGGCCCGGTCGACGTGCGCCGGACGCTGCGCGCGTCGATGTCGACCGGCGGGGTGCCGATCACGCTGACCCATCGCCGCCCGCGCCCCGGCCGCCCGGAACTGGTCATCATCTGCGACGTGTCCGGCTCGGTGTCGGGCTTCTCGCGGTTCACCCTGCAACTCGTCTACGCGCTGCGCCAACAGTTCTCCAAGGTGCGCGTCTTCGCCTTCGTCGACACCGTCGACGAGGTCACCGAGTATTTCGAGCGCGGTCAGGCCGACGAGTCCTTCGGCGAGATCATGACCGAGATGATCACCACCGCGCGCATCTCCACCCGCGACGGCCACTCCGACTACGGGCACATGATCAAGGGATTCGCGCAGGAATACCTCGAGTCGCTGACCCATCGCGGGGCGCTGCTCATCCTTGGCGACGCCCGCAACAACTACCACTGGACCGAGACCGATTCCCTCGACACGCTCACCGAGCGCGTGCGCCACGCGTATTGGCTCAACCCCGAGCGCCGCGAGGAGTGGGGGACCGGCGACTCCGACGCCGACGTCTACGCCGAGCACATCGAGATGCACGAGTGCCGCAACGCCGAGCAGCTGGCCAAGGTGATCGGCGATCTGCTGCCGGTCTGA
- a CDS encoding SDR family NAD(P)-dependent oxidoreductase gives MADTKTIVITGASDGIGAVAARELAGPEVTLIITGRSPDKLNAVAEETGATAFVADFARLDDVRALAEQINGAVDHIDVLLNNAGGTFEPNRLRTVDGHEPNFQINHLSPFLLTNLLKDKLSGALIVNTSSVGNLVGKVDLDDLDFEKRRAFQTRCYGTAKLENILFTRGIARRWADDGIVSVAVHPGPVASSFGRDSFFIGLLYRTPLKKYGTITVEKGAAPLVELARKGADPKLNGQYLERFKKGHENKQASDPTLIDGLWTRSAELTGL, from the coding sequence ATGGCCGACACGAAAACCATCGTCATCACCGGTGCGAGCGACGGAATCGGAGCGGTCGCCGCCCGCGAACTCGCGGGACCGGAGGTGACGCTCATCATCACCGGACGATCGCCCGACAAGCTGAATGCCGTCGCCGAGGAGACCGGTGCGACCGCTTTCGTCGCCGACTTCGCCAGGCTCGACGATGTCCGCGCCCTGGCCGAACAGATCAACGGCGCCGTCGACCACATCGATGTCCTGCTCAACAACGCCGGCGGCACGTTCGAACCGAACCGGTTGCGCACCGTCGATGGGCACGAGCCGAACTTCCAGATCAACCATCTGTCGCCATTCCTGTTGACGAACCTCCTCAAAGACAAGTTGTCGGGGGCGTTGATCGTCAACACGTCGAGCGTGGGAAACCTGGTCGGCAAGGTGGACCTGGACGATCTCGACTTCGAGAAACGCCGCGCGTTTCAGACCCGCTGCTACGGCACCGCGAAGCTCGAGAACATCTTGTTCACCCGCGGCATCGCGCGGCGATGGGCCGACGACGGCATCGTCTCCGTCGCGGTCCATCCCGGCCCGGTGGCGTCGAGCTTCGGCCGCGATTCGTTCTTCATCGGTCTGCTCTATCGGACGCCGCTCAAGAAGTACGGCACCATCACCGTCGAGAAGGGGGCCGCCCCTCTGGTCGAGCTGGCGAGGAAGGGCGCCGACCCGAAGCTCAACGGCCAATACTTGGAGCGCTTCAAGAAGGGTCACGAGAACAAGCAGGCAAGCGATCCGACGCTGATCGACGGCCTCTGGACGCGATCGGCCGAGCTGACCGGACTATGA